A genomic region of Micromonospora sp. NBRC 110009 contains the following coding sequences:
- a CDS encoding SRPBCC family protein, translated as MPVDVRSEVVIDRPLGEVAAYAGDPSNAPAWYVNISSVEWQTSPPLQVGSRVAFVAHFLGRRLAYTYEIVELVPDERLVMRTAEGPFPMETSYEWTPQGPERTRMTLRNRGEPSGFATIAAPVLAGAMRRANRKDLARLKMLLEARPG; from the coding sequence GTGCCAGTGGATGTGCGGTCCGAAGTGGTGATCGATCGCCCGCTCGGCGAGGTGGCCGCCTACGCGGGCGACCCGTCGAACGCCCCCGCGTGGTACGTCAACATCAGCTCCGTCGAGTGGCAGACGTCCCCGCCGTTGCAGGTCGGCTCCCGGGTCGCCTTCGTAGCGCATTTCCTCGGGCGGCGGCTGGCCTACACGTACGAGATCGTCGAGCTGGTACCCGACGAGCGGCTCGTCATGCGGACCGCCGAGGGCCCGTTTCCGATGGAAACCAGCTACGAATGGACGCCGCAGGGCCCGGAGCGTACCCGGATGACCTTGCGCAACCGCGGCGAGCCGAGCGGCTTCGCGACGATCGCCGCACCGGTTCTCGCCGGCGCGATGCGCCGGGCGAACCGGAAGGACCTGGCGAGATTGAAGATGCTCTTGGAGGCGCGGCCGGGCTGA
- a CDS encoding mechanosensitive ion channel family protein has product MRDNFGNAVGDAFRSVMLFLPKAVAFIAILVVGWLIAKAVLKIVDKVLERLHFDRAVERGGIKTALARSRYDASDIVAKLAYYAVLLVTLQLAFGIWGPNPISDLISGVVAWLPRAFVAIVIVVVAAAIAKAVKDIISSALGGLSYGRILANIASVFILGLGIIAALNQIGVATAVTTPVLIAVLATVGGILVVGVGGGLVRPMQNRWESWLARAEEESRTIATHARAYQAGRRDVESRLSEPTSPYAEAELTQPVARDGSVVPTAPAYAGSELTQPTTPRQPTAEQAADSEATMILPTADAEKFRR; this is encoded by the coding sequence ATGAGAGACAATTTCGGCAACGCGGTGGGCGACGCGTTTCGCTCGGTGATGCTGTTCCTGCCCAAGGCGGTCGCGTTCATCGCGATCCTGGTGGTCGGCTGGCTGATCGCCAAGGCCGTGCTCAAGATCGTGGACAAGGTCCTCGAGCGGCTGCACTTCGACCGGGCCGTCGAGCGCGGCGGCATCAAGACCGCCCTGGCCCGCTCGAGGTACGACGCCAGCGACATCGTCGCCAAGCTCGCCTACTACGCGGTGCTGCTGGTCACCCTGCAGCTCGCGTTCGGCATCTGGGGCCCGAACCCGATCTCGGACCTGATCTCCGGGGTCGTCGCCTGGCTGCCCCGGGCGTTCGTGGCCATCGTCATCGTGGTGGTCGCCGCGGCCATCGCGAAGGCGGTCAAGGACATCATCTCCAGCGCCCTCGGCGGCCTCTCCTACGGCCGGATCCTGGCGAACATCGCCTCGGTGTTCATTCTGGGCCTGGGCATCATCGCCGCGCTCAACCAGATCGGCGTGGCCACCGCGGTGACCACCCCGGTGCTGATCGCCGTCCTCGCCACCGTGGGCGGCATCCTGGTCGTCGGCGTCGGCGGCGGCCTGGTCCGTCCCATGCAGAACCGGTGGGAGAGCTGGCTGGCCCGCGCGGAGGAGGAGTCGCGGACCATCGCCACCCACGCCCGGGCGTACCAGGCCGGCCGGCGGGACGTCGAGTCCCGGCTGAGCGAGCCGACCAGCCCGTACGCCGAGGCCGAGCTGACCCAGCCGGTCGCCCGGGACGGATCGGTGGTGCCCACCGCGCCGGCGTACGCCGGCTCGGAGCTCACCCAGCCGACCACGCCGCGCCAGCCCACCGCCGAGCAGGCGGCGGACAGCGAGGCCACGATGATCCTGCCGACGGCGGACGCGGAGAAGTTCCGCCGCTGA
- a CDS encoding MCE family protein has translation MIGRTTKLQVIAFVLVSVLGIGYVGIRYVGLGDKLLGAGYLVHVDLARAGGLFANAPVTYRGVPVGRVTAVGLHGDGVRADLRIDRGVRVPEALRAVVAQRSAVGEQYLDLRPDRDGGPYLADGAVIPADRTGLPLAPETLLTNLDALVRSVGPDDLTVLITELGTAFEGNEQALARILDSGDALLTEADTRLPETLALIRDARTVLTTQAESAEALRRWSAGLAQLAATLRAADPDLRKLLAVGPPAGTELRALLRGLEPDIGTLLGNLVTVNGIAARRLPGIEQLLVVYPIAVAGGFTVTPGDGTAHLGLVLNVSDPPSCVYHGGGTRCSARDRAAGGSARGAGNAPRPSGADPAPPAAEEETTPGYDPATGLVLGSDGAPLQFGGTGGQYRTAGDQSWKQLLLAGLTP, from the coding sequence ATGATCGGACGTACCACGAAACTCCAGGTCATCGCCTTCGTGCTGGTGAGCGTCCTGGGCATCGGCTACGTCGGGATCCGCTACGTCGGCCTCGGCGACAAGCTGCTCGGCGCCGGCTACCTGGTCCACGTCGACCTGGCCCGCGCCGGCGGCCTGTTCGCCAACGCGCCGGTCACCTACCGCGGGGTGCCCGTCGGCCGGGTCACCGCCGTCGGACTGCACGGCGACGGCGTCCGCGCCGACCTGCGCATCGACCGGGGCGTCCGGGTGCCCGAGGCGCTGCGGGCCGTGGTCGCCCAACGGTCGGCCGTGGGGGAGCAGTACCTCGACCTGCGGCCCGACCGCGACGGCGGGCCGTACCTGGCCGACGGCGCGGTCATCCCGGCCGACCGGACCGGCCTCCCGCTCGCCCCGGAGACCCTGCTGACCAACCTGGACGCCCTGGTGCGCTCGGTCGGCCCGGACGACCTGACGGTGCTGATCACCGAGCTGGGCACCGCGTTCGAGGGCAACGAGCAGGCCCTCGCCCGGATCCTCGACTCCGGTGACGCCCTGCTCACCGAGGCCGACACCCGGCTGCCCGAGACGCTCGCCCTGATCCGCGACGCGCGTACCGTGCTCACCACCCAGGCGGAGTCCGCCGAGGCGCTGCGCCGCTGGTCGGCCGGCCTGGCGCAGCTCGCCGCCACGCTCCGCGCCGCCGACCCGGACCTGCGCAAGCTGCTCGCCGTCGGGCCGCCGGCCGGCACCGAACTGCGCGCGCTGCTGCGCGGCCTGGAACCGGACATCGGAACCCTGCTCGGCAACCTGGTCACCGTCAACGGGATCGCCGCCCGCCGCCTGCCCGGCATCGAGCAGCTCCTGGTGGTCTACCCGATCGCGGTGGCCGGCGGGTTCACCGTCACCCCCGGCGACGGCACCGCCCACCTCGGACTCGTGCTCAACGTCAGCGACCCGCCGTCCTGCGTCTACCACGGCGGCGGCACCCGCTGCAGTGCCCGGGACCGCGCCGCCGGGGGGAGCGCCCGGGGCGCCGGGAACGCGCCCCGCCCGTCCGGCGCCGACCCGGCGCCACCCGCCGCCGAGGAGGAGACCACCCCGGGGTACGACCCCGCGACCGGCCTGGTGCTCGGCTCCGACGGCGCACCGCTGCAGTTCGGCGGCACCGGCGGGCAGTACCGCACGGCCGGCGACCAGTCCTGGAAACAGCTGTTGCTCGCCGGGCTGACCCCGTGA
- a CDS encoding transketolase, producing the protein MEAERTLREEELTRLGELAAQLRVDAIRSSTRAGSGHPTSSLSAADLLAVLISRHLRYDWSYPGNRANDHLIFSKGHASPLLYAVFRAVGAISEQELMDTYRQSGSRLQGHPTPVLPWVDVATGSLGQGLPVGVGIALAGQYLDQLPYHVWVLCGDSEMAEGSIWEALDKAGHYGLRNLTAIVDVNRLGQRGATELEWDLDTYRRRVEAFGCQGIVVDGHDLVAVDEALGRARQATGPTVVLARTVKGKGVPEIENKPDWHGKALKPDMAERAVAALGGVRQIRVTAPPPEPVPAAGAPAPAEPPALPEYPKGEKVAIRNAYGDALRALGARRDVVALDGEVSDSTRADKFGEAYPDRFFEMFISEQQLVAAAVGLQVRGYRPFAATFAAFLSRAYDFIRMAAISQADIVLAGSHAGVEIGPDGPSQMGLEDLAAMRAVQGSTVLYPSDAVSCAALVAQLVDREGVSYLRTTRGKYPVLYDSGDVFPVGGSKLLRDGDDVTLIGAGVTVHNCLAAADELAREGIDSRVIDLYSVKPVDRQRLLDAVRATGGRLVVVEDHYPEGGLGSAVLESLADLAEPVRVSHLAVRGLPGSATPTQQMNQAGIGVDAIVRAARALG; encoded by the coding sequence ATGGAAGCAGAGCGCACCCTGCGGGAGGAGGAGCTCACCCGGCTGGGTGAGCTCGCCGCCCAGCTCCGAGTGGACGCGATCCGGAGCAGCACCCGGGCCGGATCGGGGCACCCGACGTCCAGCCTGTCCGCCGCCGACCTGCTCGCGGTGCTGATCTCCCGGCACCTGCGCTACGACTGGTCGTACCCGGGCAACCGGGCCAACGACCACCTGATCTTCTCCAAGGGCCACGCCTCGCCCCTGCTGTACGCGGTCTTCCGGGCGGTGGGCGCGATCAGCGAGCAGGAACTGATGGACACCTACCGGCAGTCGGGGTCGCGCCTGCAGGGCCACCCCACCCCGGTCCTGCCCTGGGTGGATGTCGCCACCGGTTCGCTCGGCCAGGGGCTGCCGGTCGGCGTGGGCATCGCGCTGGCCGGCCAGTACCTCGACCAGCTGCCGTACCACGTCTGGGTGCTCTGCGGCGACAGTGAGATGGCCGAGGGCTCCATCTGGGAGGCCCTGGACAAGGCCGGACACTACGGCCTGCGCAACCTCACCGCGATCGTCGACGTCAACCGGCTCGGCCAGCGCGGGGCGACCGAGCTGGAGTGGGACCTGGACACCTACCGGCGCCGGGTCGAGGCGTTCGGCTGCCAGGGGATCGTGGTCGACGGCCACGACCTGGTCGCCGTCGACGAGGCGCTGGGCCGGGCCCGGCAGGCGACGGGACCGACCGTGGTGCTCGCCCGGACGGTCAAGGGCAAGGGCGTGCCCGAGATCGAGAACAAGCCGGACTGGCACGGCAAGGCGCTGAAGCCGGACATGGCCGAGCGGGCCGTCGCCGCGCTGGGCGGCGTCCGCCAGATCCGCGTCACCGCGCCGCCGCCCGAGCCGGTGCCGGCGGCCGGCGCGCCGGCCCCCGCCGAGCCACCCGCCCTGCCCGAGTACCCCAAGGGGGAGAAGGTGGCCATTCGCAACGCGTACGGCGACGCGCTGCGCGCGCTGGGCGCCCGCCGGGACGTGGTCGCCCTCGACGGCGAGGTCAGCGACTCCACCCGCGCGGACAAGTTCGGCGAGGCGTACCCGGACCGGTTCTTCGAGATGTTCATCTCCGAGCAGCAACTGGTCGCCGCCGCGGTCGGGCTCCAGGTGCGCGGCTACCGCCCGTTCGCGGCGACCTTCGCCGCGTTCCTGTCCCGCGCCTACGACTTCATCCGGATGGCCGCCATCTCCCAGGCCGACATCGTGCTGGCCGGCTCGCACGCCGGCGTGGAGATCGGCCCGGACGGCCCCTCCCAGATGGGGCTGGAGGACCTCGCCGCCATGCGCGCCGTGCAGGGCTCCACCGTGCTCTATCCGAGCGACGCCGTCTCCTGCGCTGCCCTCGTCGCCCAGCTCGTCGACCGCGAGGGGGTCAGCTACCTGCGCACCACCCGGGGCAAGTACCCGGTGCTCTACGACAGCGGCGACGTCTTCCCCGTCGGCGGCAGCAAGCTGCTCCGCGACGGCGACGACGTCACGCTGATCGGCGCCGGGGTGACGGTGCACAACTGCCTCGCCGCCGCCGACGAGCTGGCCCGCGAGGGGATCGACAGCCGGGTCATCGACCTCTACTCGGTCAAGCCGGTCGACCGGCAGCGGCTGCTGGACGCCGTCCGCGCGACCGGCGGGCGGCTGGTGGTGGTCGAGGACCACTATCCGGAAGGGGGACTGGGCTCCGCCGTCCTCGAATCGCTGGCCGACCTCGCCGAGCCGGTGCGGGTCAGCCACCTCGCGGTACGCGGACTGCCCGGCTCCGCGACGCCGACCCAGCAGATGAACCAGGCGGGGATCGGGGTGGACGCCATCGTCCGGGCGGCACGCGCCCTGGGGTGA
- a CDS encoding MCE family protein → MPGPIQRWRRPLAAATVLLTAVAAGVVVWRHETPQRRVVAYFTRAVGVYPGSDVRVLGVRVGEVEKVVPQGTTVRVEMRYDPALRVPADAQALIVPPSVVSDRYVQLTPAFTGGPDLADGAEIPVARTAAPMEIDDIYAALDEFNKTLGPQGANADGALSDLVATGRANLEGNGQHLHDTLDGLSRALDTLSTGRGDLFGTVVNLQRFTTTLARSDEQVRRFNQQLADVAEQLAGEKEELAAALRNLATALAEVTTFVRQNRSALTSNVTALADITRVLVRQQQAMIQILDVAPLAVGNLNLAYNPRSGTLDTRDNALGPYDPATFACSLIVAQLPTEVPAKCTALAQTLHSRGLPLTDQLRKLLKLPPGAPAAGGSPPGSVSSPGAPTADEAPGGSTTTSDPTLGGILRGSA, encoded by the coding sequence ATGCCCGGTCCCATCCAGCGCTGGCGACGCCCCCTCGCCGCGGCCACCGTCCTGCTCACCGCCGTCGCCGCCGGCGTCGTGGTGTGGCGCCACGAGACACCCCAGCGGCGGGTCGTCGCGTACTTCACCCGGGCCGTCGGGGTGTACCCGGGCTCGGACGTCCGGGTGCTCGGCGTCCGCGTCGGTGAGGTCGAGAAGGTCGTCCCGCAGGGCACCACCGTCCGGGTCGAGATGCGCTACGACCCGGCGCTGCGCGTCCCCGCCGACGCCCAGGCGCTGATCGTCCCGCCCAGCGTGGTCAGCGACCGCTACGTGCAGCTCACCCCGGCGTTCACCGGCGGACCCGACCTCGCCGACGGCGCCGAGATCCCGGTCGCGCGGACCGCCGCGCCGATGGAGATCGACGACATCTACGCCGCGCTGGACGAGTTCAACAAGACCCTCGGCCCGCAGGGCGCGAACGCCGACGGCGCCCTGTCCGACCTGGTCGCCACCGGCCGGGCCAACCTGGAAGGCAACGGCCAGCACCTGCACGACACGCTCGACGGGCTCTCCCGCGCGCTGGACACCCTCTCCACCGGGCGCGGCGATCTGTTCGGCACGGTGGTCAACCTGCAGCGCTTCACCACCACCCTGGCCCGCAGCGACGAGCAGGTACGCCGCTTCAACCAGCAGCTCGCCGACGTCGCCGAGCAGCTCGCGGGGGAGAAGGAGGAACTCGCCGCCGCCCTGCGCAACCTCGCCACCGCGCTGGCCGAGGTCACCACCTTCGTCCGGCAGAACCGGAGCGCGCTCACCTCCAACGTCACGGCGCTGGCCGACATCACCCGGGTGCTGGTCCGCCAGCAGCAGGCCATGATCCAGATCCTCGACGTGGCGCCCCTGGCCGTGGGCAACCTCAACCTCGCCTACAACCCCCGCTCCGGCACGCTCGACACCCGGGACAACGCCCTGGGCCCGTACGACCCGGCCACCTTCGCCTGTTCCCTGATCGTGGCCCAGCTCCCCACCGAGGTGCCGGCGAAGTGCACCGCGCTGGCGCAGACCCTGCACTCCCGTGGTCTGCCCCTCACCGACCAGCTGCGCAAGCTGCTCAAGCTGCCGCCCGGCGCCCCGGCGGCCGGCGGGTCCCCACCGGGCTCCGTCAGCTCCCCCGGTGCGCCGACCGCCGACGAGGCGCCGGGCGGCTCCACCACCACGAGCGACCCCACGCTCGGCGGCATCCTGCGGGGCTCGGCGTGA
- a CDS encoding serine/threonine protein kinase: MSGWQLSGYTPVRRLGAGASGSVMLATHDATGTPVAIKYLVRDIGDDPSFRSAFREEARLLGEIDDPHVSRLYEYVESPGGAAIVMELVNGVSLRQMLRAHGPTTPESALCVLKGSLAGLAAAHAHGVVHRDYKPENVLVTGEALSKLADFGIAMPVGRGSDTTVSGTPRYMAPEQWTGAPASPACDIYAATATFFECLTGRPPYQAGDLLALREQHASAPIPTDPAPAPVHDLLRHGMAKQPADRPQPAQVFLELLDRVAGAAYGPDWERRGLRELARRAALLAALWPFPDGTGGATSLASTVLGAGAAPVRRGLFRRGRKRTALVGGALVAALLAGGAGYRYAAQDDPAVAAAPPAPAGVDPAATDPQSSSPTDAGTPSPTPGPSGSASPTPAAAPSATPSRSRPATPTRSPVRTTAPVPTPSTSTPPPDGTAPTVGDVTANPGQLEPKGCPYGYQTSTVAAKVTDDRSGPAALEVSFRYTLEGVTATVGMSSAGRGVFRGTLGPLPAPRQSSRIPVQVTAVDAAGNTATSASPVYVTLYNYCSPG; this comes from the coding sequence ATGAGCGGCTGGCAGCTGTCCGGCTACACGCCGGTCCGTCGGCTCGGCGCCGGCGCGTCGGGCAGCGTCATGCTCGCCACCCACGACGCCACCGGCACCCCGGTCGCCATCAAGTACCTGGTGCGCGACATCGGCGACGACCCGTCCTTCCGGAGCGCCTTCCGCGAGGAGGCGCGGCTGCTCGGCGAGATCGACGACCCGCACGTCTCCCGGCTGTACGAGTACGTCGAGTCTCCCGGCGGCGCGGCCATCGTGATGGAGCTGGTCAACGGGGTGTCGCTGCGGCAGATGCTGCGCGCGCACGGCCCGACCACGCCCGAGTCGGCGCTCTGCGTGCTCAAGGGCTCGCTCGCCGGGCTCGCCGCCGCGCACGCCCACGGCGTCGTGCACCGCGACTACAAGCCGGAGAACGTGCTGGTCACCGGCGAGGCGCTGAGCAAGCTCGCCGACTTCGGCATCGCCATGCCGGTCGGCCGGGGTTCCGACACCACCGTCTCCGGCACACCCCGCTACATGGCCCCCGAGCAGTGGACCGGTGCCCCGGCCAGCCCGGCCTGCGACATCTACGCCGCCACCGCGACCTTCTTCGAGTGCCTCACCGGCCGCCCCCCGTACCAGGCGGGGGACCTGTTGGCCCTGCGCGAGCAGCACGCCTCCGCGCCGATCCCCACCGACCCGGCCCCGGCGCCGGTGCACGACCTGCTCCGGCACGGGATGGCCAAGCAGCCCGCCGACCGCCCGCAGCCCGCCCAGGTCTTCCTGGAGCTCCTCGACCGGGTGGCCGGCGCGGCGTACGGCCCGGACTGGGAGCGGCGCGGGCTGCGTGAGCTGGCCCGCCGGGCCGCCCTGCTCGCCGCGCTGTGGCCGTTCCCGGACGGCACCGGTGGCGCCACCAGCCTGGCCAGCACCGTGCTCGGCGCGGGCGCGGCGCCGGTCCGCCGTGGCCTGTTCCGCCGGGGCCGGAAGCGGACCGCGCTGGTCGGCGGCGCCCTCGTCGCGGCCCTGCTGGCCGGCGGCGCCGGCTACCGGTACGCCGCCCAGGACGACCCCGCCGTCGCGGCGGCCCCGCCCGCCCCGGCCGGCGTCGACCCGGCCGCGACCGACCCGCAGAGCAGCAGCCCGACCGACGCCGGCACGCCGAGCCCCACCCCCGGCCCGAGCGGGTCGGCCAGCCCCACGCCGGCGGCGGCCCCGAGCGCCACGCCCAGCCGGTCCCGGCCCGCCACGCCAACCCGTTCCCCGGTGCGCACCACCGCGCCGGTGCCGACCCCGTCGACCAGCACCCCGCCGCCGGACGGCACCGCCCCCACCGTCGGCGACGTCACAGCCAACCCCGGTCAGCTGGAGCCCAAGGGTTGCCCGTACGGCTACCAGACGAGCACGGTCGCCGCCAAGGTCACCGACGACCGCAGCGGCCCGGCCGCCCTCGAGGTCAGCTTCCGCTACACCCTGGAGGGCGTCACCGCGACGGTCGGGATGAGCTCGGCCGGTCGCGGCGTGTTCCGGGGGACTCTGGGCCCGCTGCCGGCGCCGAGGCAGAGCAGCCGGATCCCCGTCCAGGTCACCGCCGTCGACGCCGCCGGCAACACCGCCACCTCGGCGTCCCCGGTGTACGTGACCCTCTACAACTACTGCAGCCCCGGCTAG
- a CDS encoding MCE family protein: MTARRLRLLAAALTVALLPAGCGLPEVADLPLPGGEPAGDGYTVTAEFSDVLDLVPRAAVKVDDVTVGTVEKISLSGWHAQVRLRLDRAVRLPANATAAVRQSSLLGEKYVTVAPPPTEPARGRLADGDLIPLSRTTRGAEVEEVLAALGLLLNGGGLAQLQTINAELGKALAGREPELRDTLTQLDTFIGGLDRQKADIVRAIDALDRLTGRLARQRQVVGDALDSLAPGLTVLARQRAQLTRSLTALGQLGTVGTRVVERSREDTVASVQALKPILEQLARAGDDLPKSLDFMLSYPFPPNVTGAIVGDFVNLSVTADLDAASILANLVAAAPAPATGAPRTKAPSASRPPVTGPAVPGGTPGGVLPELPLKCLPELTDFPATWTPPKECGLPEGCQLLKPGSTVPLGGLLLPKGIVPAGTALPAGTELPDGTVLTADCVLPLTGAVTGQIGGLTDMLGGGLIR; the protein is encoded by the coding sequence GTGACCGCCCGGCGGCTGCGCCTGCTGGCCGCCGCGCTCACCGTGGCGCTGCTGCCCGCCGGCTGCGGCCTGCCCGAGGTCGCCGACCTGCCGCTGCCCGGCGGCGAGCCGGCCGGCGACGGCTACACCGTCACCGCCGAGTTCTCCGACGTGCTCGACCTGGTGCCGCGCGCCGCCGTCAAGGTCGACGACGTCACCGTCGGCACGGTGGAGAAGATCTCCCTGTCCGGCTGGCACGCCCAGGTCCGGCTGCGCCTCGACCGCGCGGTGCGGCTGCCCGCCAATGCCACCGCCGCCGTGCGCCAGAGCAGCCTGCTCGGTGAGAAGTACGTGACCGTGGCGCCGCCGCCCACCGAGCCGGCCCGCGGCCGGCTCGCCGACGGTGACCTCATCCCGCTGTCCCGCACCACCCGCGGCGCCGAGGTCGAGGAGGTCCTGGCCGCCCTCGGCCTGCTGCTCAACGGCGGCGGCCTGGCGCAGCTCCAGACCATCAACGCCGAACTCGGCAAGGCCCTCGCCGGCCGCGAACCGGAGCTGCGGGACACGCTGACCCAGCTCGACACCTTCATCGGCGGACTCGACCGGCAGAAGGCGGACATCGTCCGCGCCATCGACGCGCTCGACCGGCTCACCGGCCGCCTCGCCCGCCAGCGGCAGGTGGTCGGGGACGCGCTGGACTCCCTCGCGCCCGGCCTGACCGTGCTGGCCCGGCAACGCGCCCAGCTCACCCGGTCGCTGACCGCCCTCGGCCAGCTCGGCACCGTCGGCACCCGGGTGGTCGAGCGCAGCCGGGAGGACACCGTGGCCAGCGTGCAGGCTCTGAAACCGATCCTGGAACAGCTCGCCCGGGCCGGCGACGACCTGCCGAAGTCGCTGGACTTCATGCTCTCCTACCCGTTCCCGCCGAACGTCACCGGCGCGATCGTCGGCGACTTCGTCAACCTCTCCGTCACCGCCGACCTGGACGCCGCGAGCATCCTGGCCAACCTGGTGGCCGCCGCGCCCGCCCCGGCGACGGGTGCCCCCCGCACCAAGGCCCCGAGCGCGTCCCGGCCGCCGGTCACCGGCCCGGCGGTCCCCGGCGGCACACCCGGCGGGGTCCTTCCCGAGCTGCCGCTGAAGTGTCTGCCGGAGCTGACGGACTTCCCGGCCACCTGGACCCCGCCCAAGGAATGCGGACTGCCGGAGGGCTGCCAGCTGCTCAAGCCCGGCTCGACGGTGCCCCTCGGCGGGCTGCTGCTCCCCAAGGGCATCGTGCCCGCCGGCACCGCGCTGCCCGCCGGCACCGAACTGCCGGACGGCACCGTGCTCACCGCCGATTGCGTGCTGCCGCTGACCGGAGCCGTCACCGGACAGATCGGCGGGCTGACCGACATGCTGGGTGGAGGGCTGATCCGATGA
- a CDS encoding MFS transporter, translating into MIVTPARVPATRPLAATLYGYAFLTDFVLLYPLYVLLFADTGLSVGQISSLFVIWSATGILLEVPSGAWADAVSRRLLLALAPLLPAVAFALWVFVPSYPAFAVGFVLWGAGGALRSGALEALVFTELDRLGAADRYARLMGRARTADVAAAAASGALAGPVFALGGYPAVGVASIGACLLAAAVATRFPEHRAVPAAGPTAGAGGPGPDDGDDEPGWLASLRAGLAAARADRTVRAALLLVPAVTAVWGGLDEYTGLLARDTGVSEATVPLLLLLLWGGMTVGGLLTPVGERLTTGGYAGLLVLAASTLAVGALLGRPAGFLLLAVAFAAFQLATVLADARLQARITGTARATVTSVAGMATDLTIVAFYGAYGLVAGAAGNALAFALAAVSYLAVALWLAARRGAVDARRGGPPPAAGAVGDPGRPANRQLPEKSSPS; encoded by the coding sequence ATGATCGTCACTCCTGCGCGCGTACCGGCGACCCGCCCGCTGGCGGCCACGCTCTACGGCTACGCGTTCCTCACCGACTTCGTCCTGCTCTATCCGCTGTACGTGCTGCTGTTCGCCGACACCGGGCTGTCGGTCGGGCAGATCTCCTCGCTCTTCGTGATCTGGTCGGCCACCGGCATCCTGCTGGAGGTGCCCTCCGGCGCCTGGGCCGACGCGGTGTCCCGGCGGCTGCTGCTCGCCCTGGCCCCGCTGCTGCCCGCGGTCGCCTTCGCCCTCTGGGTGTTCGTCCCGTCCTACCCGGCGTTCGCCGTCGGCTTCGTGCTCTGGGGGGCGGGCGGGGCGCTGCGCTCCGGCGCCCTGGAGGCGCTGGTCTTCACCGAGCTCGACCGGCTCGGCGCCGCCGACCGCTACGCCCGCCTCATGGGCCGGGCCCGCACCGCGGACGTGGCCGCCGCGGCGGCCTCCGGGGCGCTGGCCGGTCCGGTCTTCGCCCTCGGCGGCTACCCGGCGGTCGGCGTGGCCAGCATCGGGGCCTGCCTGCTCGCCGCGGCCGTGGCGACCCGGTTCCCGGAGCACCGCGCGGTCCCGGCCGCGGGGCCCACGGCGGGCGCCGGCGGACCCGGGCCGGACGACGGCGACGACGAACCGGGCTGGCTGGCCAGCCTGCGCGCCGGCCTGGCCGCGGCCCGCGCCGACCGCACGGTCCGCGCGGCCCTGCTGCTCGTCCCGGCGGTGACCGCCGTCTGGGGCGGCCTCGACGAGTACACCGGCCTGCTGGCCCGGGACACCGGCGTCTCCGAGGCCACCGTGCCGCTGCTGCTCCTGCTGCTCTGGGGCGGGATGACCGTGGGCGGGCTGCTCACCCCGGTGGGGGAGCGGCTGACCACCGGCGGGTACGCCGGGCTGCTGGTGCTCGCCGCGTCGACGCTGGCGGTGGGCGCCCTGCTCGGCCGCCCGGCGGGGTTCCTGCTGCTCGCGGTGGCGTTCGCCGCGTTCCAGCTCGCCACGGTGCTGGCCGACGCCCGGTTGCAGGCACGGATCACCGGGACCGCGCGGGCCACGGTCACCTCGGTGGCCGGGATGGCGACCGACCTGACCATCGTCGCGTTCTACGGCGCGTACGGGCTGGTCGCCGGCGCGGCGGGCAACGCGCTCGCCTTCGCGCTGGCCGCGGTGTCCTACCTGGCGGTGGCGCTCTGGCTGGCCGCGCGGCGTGGGGCCGTCGACGCCCGGCGAGGCGGACCGCCGCCGGCTGCCGGTGCGGTGGGTGATCCCGGCCGGCCGGCAAATCGGCAGTTACCGGAAAAGAGTTCGCCGTCCTGA